One genomic segment of Xyrauchen texanus isolate HMW12.3.18 chromosome 5, RBS_HiC_50CHRs, whole genome shotgun sequence includes these proteins:
- the ern2 gene encoding serine/threonine-protein kinase/endoribonuclease IRE1, which yields MDRRQMLLLLLCLAGIVQQCEGGNSVSLPESLLFVSTLDGRLHAVSKQTGDIKWTLKEDPIIQIPAYFQEPGFLPDPNDGSLYVLGGKHKEGLMKLPFTIPELVQSSPCRSSDGMLYTGKKQDTWFVVDPKTGEKQTSLSTSSADSICPSAPLLYIGRTEYVITMYDTKSQELRWNATYNDYSAPLYDDKKYEYKMSHFASSGDGLVVTVDRDSGEVLWMQKFESPVAGFYLWSQDSLRRAPHLTVATETLRYLTFTAENTQSHTMKWTYQFTKEQHSTKTQLVPTLYVGKTDSHLYASTSLVHKGVAIVPKGLTLARIEGPVTADFTMGNGRAECEITPSTDVKYPPGSTSSLQNHWLLIGHHEIPPLAHTTMLRDFPENLQRSGDVIPSRGSSSSFRPASHPLPPVTQHSSSPVLPDSLTSDPMTVLVVTLLLGVLTAFLFSAHKRLVKKSQRSEGPMESNPLPVQTNQISPTEPNTPPSSSSYNNNSHSEKTSSVASNQTQPFSSKDSTTLTTASQSENGQPEVVEVGKISFSPSEVLGHGTEGTFVFRGHFDGRRVAVKRILPECVEFAEREVQLLRESDEHPNVIRYFCTERDRQFTYIAIELCAATLQQYVEDPSCPNSRLNPVSLLEQTMCGLSHLHSLNIVHRDLKPRNILLSLPGALGRVRAVISDFGLCKKLPDGHHSFSLRSGIPGTEGWIAPELLINPSKGNPTSAVDIFSAGCVFYYVTSKGQHPFGDNLRRQANILSGVYSLNHFMEDIHEDVIGRDLIEQMISAEPENRPSAASILKHPFFWIPEKQLQFFQDVSDRIEKEPADSTIVARLETSGRFVVRTNWRMHISAPLQADLRKFRTYKGNSVRDLLRAMRNKKHHYHELPPEVQTALGEVPDGFVAYFTSRFPRLLLHTHSALSICAPERLFHPYYHH from the exons ATGGACCGGAGACAAATGTTGCTGTTGTTGCTCTGCCTCGCGGGAATCGTGCAACAG TGTGAGGGAGGGAATTCAGTTTCTCTTCCAGAGTCTCTGCTCTTCGTTTCTACACTGGATGGAAGACTACATGCTGTCAGTAAACAGACAGGAGACATCAAATGGACACTAAAggaag ATCCCATCATACAGATTCCTGCCTATTTTCAAGA GCCAGGCTTTCTCCCAGATCCCAATGATGGCAGTCTGTATGTACTAGGTGGCAAACACAAAGAGGGTCttatg AAACTTCCATTCACAATTCCAGAACTGGTCCAGTCATCTCCATGCAGAAGTTCAGATGGCATGCTCTATACAG GTAAAAAGCAGGACACTTGGTTTGTGGTTGATCCTAAGACAGGTGAAAAGCAGACAAGCCTGAGCACTTCCTCTGCAGATTCAATCTGCCCCTCTGCGCCTCTCTTGTACATTGGTCGCACAG AATATGTGATCACTATGTATGATACAAAATCTCAGGAACTCCGCTGGAATGCCACCTACAACGACTACTCCGCTCCTCTCTACGATgacaaaaaatatgaatata AGATGTCCCACTTTGCATCCAGTGGGGATGGTCTTGTGGTCACGGTGGATCGGGACTCTGGTGAGGTTTTGTGGATGCAGAAGTTTGAGTCTCCTGTGGCAGGGTTCTACCTCTGGAGTCAGGACAGTCTGCGGCGAGCTCCTCACCTGACAGTCGCGACAGAAACCCTGCGTTACCTGACCTTCACTGCAGAAAACACACAATCCCACACCATGAAGTGGACCTACCAGTTTACAAAGGAGCAGCATAGCACCAAGACTCAGCTAGT TCCCACTCTCTATGTTGGCAAGACGGACTCTCATCTCTATGCTTCTACCTCCCTTGTGCATAAAGGAGTTGCAATAGTG CCAAAAGGTCTCACTCTAGCTCGTATTGAGGGGCCAGTCACAGCTGACTTCACAATGGGGAATGGGCGGGCTGAGTGTGAGATCACACCCAGCACTGATGTCAAGTATCCACCAGGAAGCACCAGCTCACTGCAGAATCACTGGCTGCTGATTG GTCACCATGAAATCCCTCCTTTGGCTCACACCACCATGTTGAGAGATTTCCCAGAGAACCTGCAGCGCTCTGGTGATGTCATCCCATCTAGAGGTTCCAGTTCTTCTTTCCGTCCTGCATCTCACCCA ttgccGCCAGTAACACAGCACAGCTCTTCCCCCGTGTTGCCTGACTCGTTAACCTCTGACCCCATGACTGTGCTGGTAGTGACACTGCTGTTGGGAGTGTTGACTGCCTTTCTGTTCTCTGCACACAAAAGG CTTGTCAAAAAGTCTCAGAGATCTGAAGGGCCAATGGAATCCAACCCTCTGCCTGTTCAGACCAATCAGATTTCTCCAACCGAACCCAACACACCACCCTCATCGTCATCCTACAACAACAACAGCCATTCAGAGAAGACTAGCTCTgttgcatccaatcaaactcagCCTTTCTCAAGCAAAGACTCCACCACATTAACAACTGCTAGCCAGTCAGAAA ATGGACAGCCAGAAGTGGTTGAAGTTGGGAAAATCTCTTTCAGTCCTTCTGAGGTGCTAGGGCATGGGACGGAGGGAACATTTGTTTTCCG GGGTCATTTTGACGGCCGGCGTGTGGCGGTAAAGCGGATCCTGCCAGAGTGTGTGGAATTTGCAGAGCGTGAGGTTCAGCTCCTCCGTGAATCAGACGAACATCCCAATGTCATCCGTTACTTCTGTACAGAGCGGGACAGACAGTTCACTTATATTGCCATTGAACTGTGTGCCGCCACTCtccaacag TATGTGGAGGACCCAAGCTGTCCTAACTCAAGGCTGAACCCAGTGTCCCTACTTGAACAGACCATGTGTGGCCTCAGTCACCTACACTCCTTAAACATCG TCCACAGGGATTTAAAGCCGCGGAATATTTTGCTCTCTCTCCCGGGGGCACTGGGTCGAGTCCGGGCAGTGATCTCAGATTTCGGCTTGTGTAAAAAGCTTCCAGATGGTCACCATAGTTTCAGCCTACGCTCTGGAATACCTGGAACTGAAGGCTGGATTGCCCCAGAATTACTCATAAATCCTTCAAAAGGAAACCCT ACAAGTGCAGTGGACATCTTCTCAGCAGGATGTGTGTTTTATTATGTGACGTCCAAAGGACAGCATCCATTTGGTGACAATCTGCGGCGTCAAGCTAATATTCTCTCTGGAGTCTATAGCCTCAACCACTTTATGGAGGATatacatg agGATGTGATTGGCAGGGATCTGATTGAGCAGATGATAAGTGCAGAACCAGAGAATCGCCCCTCAGCAGCATCCATCCTCAAACATCCATTCTTCTGGATCCCAGAGAAACAGCTGCAGTTCTTTCAG GATGTAAGTGATAGAATAGAGAAGGAGCCAGCAGACAGCACTATAGTGGCCCGTCTGGAGACCTCCGGCAGATTTGTAGTAAGAACTAACTGGAGGATGCACATATCAGCACCATTACAGGCTG ATCTTAGAAAATTTCGCACATATAAAGGAAACTCTGTGAGAGACCTATTAAGA